A part of Planctomycetota bacterium genomic DNA contains:
- a CDS encoding polysaccharide biosynthesis/export family protein, giving the protein MLRAATCGLALAMVTTGCEVSNFLDPTVVTDPEKTSQLQPDGSATPIVSVILDDLDLGVTPPDQPYANARDVTAEDLEVKTADYVIGPGDQLRVTIFDYPQPTSQLIDAFEVTATGVINLPDVREVSMQGLTETQAARVIEEAYVNAQIFRDGAARVNVLAFTKQNRTFTIIGNAVGRANRYVITQPNFRLLDAIALAGGATNAQILNEFVYIIRDTSTPEVTGRPDPANPGNQGPVRPGDDDPLRSQVDEANDWEPVYAQDAGTGGDASGGFAFEAPQEPENTEVIRVPITELLNGQLKFNIVIRPGDTVIMEAEQTGVYYVGGNAAVTGVFQISPQNPVTLKRAIVAARGFNPVAIPQRTQLIRKMGDQDVFVRVNLKKIFLGQEPDLYVKPDDMIMVGTNFPAPFLAALRNGFRVSYGFGFLYDRNLGRDRREF; this is encoded by the coding sequence ATGCTTCGTGCCGCGACCTGCGGTCTGGCGCTGGCCATGGTCACCACCGGCTGCGAGGTCTCGAACTTCCTCGACCCAACCGTTGTCACCGACCCGGAGAAGACCAGCCAGCTTCAGCCCGACGGCTCGGCCACGCCGATCGTCAGCGTCATCCTCGACGACCTGGACCTGGGCGTCACGCCGCCCGATCAGCCATACGCCAACGCCCGCGACGTCACCGCCGAAGACCTGGAGGTTAAGACCGCCGACTACGTCATCGGCCCGGGCGATCAGCTTCGCGTCACGATCTTCGACTACCCGCAGCCGACCAGTCAGCTCATCGACGCCTTCGAAGTTACCGCCACGGGCGTTATCAACCTGCCCGACGTCCGCGAAGTCTCGATGCAGGGCCTGACCGAAACCCAGGCCGCCCGGGTTATCGAAGAGGCGTACGTCAACGCCCAGATTTTCCGCGACGGCGCCGCCCGTGTGAACGTCCTGGCGTTTACCAAGCAGAACCGCACCTTCACGATCATCGGCAACGCTGTCGGACGGGCGAATCGCTACGTCATCACGCAGCCCAACTTCCGCCTGCTCGACGCCATCGCGCTGGCTGGCGGGGCGACGAACGCTCAGATCCTCAACGAGTTCGTCTACATCATCCGCGACACCAGCACGCCGGAAGTCACCGGTCGGCCTGATCCTGCCAACCCGGGCAATCAAGGCCCGGTTCGCCCGGGTGACGATGATCCGCTCCGAAGCCAAGTTGACGAGGCCAACGACTGGGAACCTGTCTACGCCCAGGACGCCGGCACCGGCGGCGATGCGTCGGGTGGCTTTGCCTTCGAGGCACCACAGGAGCCCGAAAACACCGAGGTCATCCGCGTCCCGATCACCGAGCTGCTCAATGGCCAGCTGAAGTTCAACATCGTCATCCGCCCCGGCGACACCGTCATCATGGAGGCGGAGCAGACCGGCGTCTATTACGTCGGCGGCAACGCGGCGGTGACGGGCGTCTTCCAGATCTCGCCGCAGAACCCGGTCACGCTCAAGCGGGCCATCGTCGCGGCGCGGGGCTTCAACCCGGTGGCCATCCCGCAGCGGACTCAGCTCATCCGCAAGATGGGCGACCAGGACGTCTTTGTCCGAGTAAACCTCAAGAAGATCTTCCTCGGCCAGGAGCCCGACCTGTACGTCAAGCCAGACGACATGATCATGGTCGGCACCAACTTCCCGGCCCCGTTCCTGGCAGCGCTGCGTAACGGCTTCCGCGTCAGCTACGGCTTCGGCTTCCTCTACGACCGCAACC
- the fabZ gene encoding 3-hydroxyacyl-ACP dehydratase FabZ, whose translation MPALSQETKSAPNASSNGKAAASANASRWTRRTLAQPIVVEGPGLFTGKQVKLRLAPARGGDGIFFVRDNAEPQPARPRRLAASLDRLEIQPRHTVLAGDRLRVETVEHLLAGLASCGITDAEVGLDADESDESYEVPMGDGSSSAFVQAVQDAGVEELESEIKPLVVTDTVQVMGESGASVVALPGPSDALEIVYTFEADEPLGRQVVSLRVDWGQSDNAALSELADARTFIFEGEAEALKAHGWGGHLTHKDLLVIGDQGPIDNAFRWPDEPARHKALDLLGDLALLGRPVCGRIIAHRSGHALNHELAKALAAHAEASPSIDEGPLQPRDELDEVADLLLGEAPPAMDAKAIQRILPHRFPMLLVDRVLKFVGDRRAIGVKNVTMGDVFFLGHYPTRPIFPGVLIVEAMGQLGGILLSRKLEHTGKIAILLSMDRVKLRHAVTPGDQLILVADAVRIKSRYGQVRCTAYIGRRLAAEAEIKFMLSDAESE comes from the coding sequence ATGCCTGCCCTGTCCCAAGAAACGAAATCAGCTCCGAACGCCAGCAGCAACGGCAAGGCCGCCGCGTCTGCCAACGCCTCACGCTGGACCCGGCGCACCCTCGCCCAGCCGATCGTCGTTGAAGGGCCGGGCCTGTTTACCGGCAAGCAGGTCAAGCTCCGCCTCGCCCCGGCACGCGGCGGTGACGGCATCTTCTTCGTCCGAGACAACGCCGAGCCACAACCCGCCCGGCCGCGACGGCTCGCCGCATCGCTCGATCGTCTCGAGATTCAGCCTCGGCACACCGTCCTGGCAGGTGATCGGCTGCGCGTCGAGACCGTCGAACACCTTTTGGCCGGCCTTGCCAGCTGCGGCATTACCGATGCCGAGGTCGGGCTCGATGCCGACGAGTCGGACGAGTCGTACGAGGTGCCGATGGGCGACGGCTCGTCGTCCGCCTTCGTCCAGGCCGTGCAGGACGCGGGCGTCGAGGAGCTGGAGTCGGAGATCAAGCCGCTGGTCGTGACCGACACCGTTCAGGTGATGGGCGAGTCGGGAGCGTCGGTCGTCGCCCTGCCCGGCCCGAGCGATGCGTTGGAAATCGTCTACACGTTCGAGGCCGACGAGCCGCTTGGCAGGCAGGTCGTGTCGCTTCGGGTCGACTGGGGCCAATCCGACAACGCGGCCCTGTCCGAGCTGGCCGACGCGAGGACGTTCATCTTCGAAGGCGAGGCCGAAGCGCTCAAAGCCCACGGCTGGGGCGGCCACCTGACGCACAAGGACCTGCTCGTCATCGGCGATCAAGGCCCAATCGACAATGCGTTTCGCTGGCCCGACGAGCCGGCACGCCACAAAGCCCTGGACCTTCTGGGCGATCTCGCCCTGCTCGGCCGGCCGGTGTGCGGTCGGATCATCGCCCATCGCTCGGGCCACGCCCTGAACCACGAGCTGGCCAAGGCTCTAGCCGCCCACGCCGAGGCGTCGCCGTCGATCGACGAGGGTCCGCTGCAGCCGCGCGACGAGCTCGACGAGGTGGCCGACCTGCTCCTGGGCGAAGCACCGCCGGCGATGGACGCCAAGGCGATCCAGCGGATTCTGCCGCACCGGTTCCCGATGCTGCTGGTCGACCGCGTGCTCAAGTTCGTCGGCGATCGGCGGGCGATCGGCGTGAAGAACGTCACGATGGGCGACGTCTTCTTCCTCGGCCACTACCCGACACGCCCGATCTTCCCAGGCGTCCTGATCGTCGAGGCGATGGGCCAGCTCGGCGGGATTCTGCTCAGCCGGAAGCTGGAGCACACGGGCAAGATCGCGATTCTGTTGAGCATGGACCGCGTGAAGCTGCGTCACGCAGTCACACCCGGCGACCAGCTGATCCTCGTCGCCGATGCCGTTCGCATCAAAAGCCGGTACGGCCAGGTCCGCTGCACCGCCTACATCGGCCGACGACTGGCCGCAGAGGCGGAAATCAAGTTCATGTTGTCCGACGCGGAATCGGAGTGA
- a CDS encoding peptidylprolyl isomerase, giving the protein MMIDTEQDYTVVLKTNYGEIKLDLFEKDAPVTVNNFVFLAQENFYDGTIFHRVIDQFMIQGGDPQGTGRGGPGYRFADETRGNPNRHEPFTLSMANAGPNTNGSQFFITEVATPHLDGRHTVFGTVTEGKDVVREISDVRTGANNRPVREVVLEDVVVLVNGEPAS; this is encoded by the coding sequence ATGATGATCGACACGGAGCAGGACTACACCGTCGTCCTCAAGACCAACTACGGCGAGATCAAGCTCGATCTCTTCGAAAAGGACGCCCCTGTTACCGTCAACAACTTCGTTTTCCTTGCCCAGGAGAACTTTTACGACGGCACGATCTTCCACCGTGTCATCGACCAGTTCATGATCCAGGGCGGCGACCCCCAAGGCACTGGCCGCGGCGGGCCGGGGTACCGATTCGCCGACGAGACCCGCGGCAATCCGAATCGCCATGAGCCCTTCACGCTCTCCATGGCCAACGCCGGGCCGAACACGAACGGCAGCCAGTTTTTCATTACCGAAGTCGCCACGCCGCACCTGGACGGCCGGCACACCGTGTTCGGCACCGTGACCGAGGGCAAGGACGTCGTCCGCGAGATCAGCGACGTCCGCACCGGGGCCAACAACCGCCCGGTCCGCGAAGTGGTGCTGGAAGACGTCGTCGTCCTGGTCAACGGCGAGCCGGCGAGCTGA
- the lpxA gene encoding acyl-ACP--UDP-N-acetylglucosamine O-acyltransferase, which produces MTSATDAGNVPRTGSSGPAPAGTTPDAGAPRRWPLLGGFSATNAMSKLLDSLTGYFFSDTDREADPALQDVEAQGRTSGADPALVRNRPSPVGSHVAARIRKKLRGRSVRRDTATWDGRAWGDEDDASPRIHPTAQVDPRAELAPDVEVGAFCVVGPHAVLGPGCRLLPHATVLGHTTVGSDNTFHPFCVVGGDPQDKKFAGEDTFLVIGDGNDIREHVTIHLGTATGSGTTRIGDNNLLMVGAHVGHDAIVGSGCVIGNNVMLAGHVVLGDRISMMGGSAVHHFVSIGDYAFIAAYSQIHADVPPYVKVAGNDEIRAINVIGIRRGGKVSDEDIAALEVAAKTLFLRRKTPMSTKIQTLRQTPGLNPRVEEVLDCIDRRTRGRHGRYLEGLRRG; this is translated from the coding sequence ATGACATCGGCGACCGACGCGGGTAACGTCCCGCGGACCGGCTCCAGTGGACCTGCTCCTGCAGGCACCACGCCCGATGCCGGTGCCCCGCGGCGATGGCCGCTTTTGGGTGGCTTTTCAGCCACCAATGCCATGTCCAAGCTCCTCGACAGTCTAACCGGATACTTCTTCTCCGACACCGATCGCGAGGCCGACCCGGCCTTGCAGGACGTCGAGGCCCAAGGCCGCACCAGCGGTGCCGACCCGGCCCTGGTCCGCAATCGGCCCAGCCCCGTTGGATCGCACGTCGCCGCCCGAATTCGCAAGAAACTGCGTGGCCGGAGCGTCCGCCGCGACACCGCTACGTGGGACGGCCGGGCCTGGGGCGACGAAGACGACGCCTCGCCCCGCATCCACCCGACCGCCCAGGTCGACCCGCGTGCGGAGCTAGCCCCGGACGTCGAAGTCGGTGCGTTCTGCGTGGTCGGCCCCCACGCCGTGCTTGGCCCGGGCTGCCGGCTCCTGCCGCACGCGACGGTGCTCGGCCACACCACTGTCGGCAGCGACAACACGTTCCATCCCTTCTGCGTCGTCGGCGGCGATCCGCAGGACAAGAAATTCGCTGGCGAGGACACCTTCCTCGTCATTGGTGACGGCAACGACATCCGCGAGCACGTCACCATCCACCTTGGCACCGCCACCGGCAGCGGCACGACCCGCATCGGCGACAACAACCTGCTGATGGTCGGAGCCCACGTCGGCCACGATGCCATTGTCGGCAGCGGCTGCGTCATCGGGAACAACGTCATGCTCGCCGGGCACGTTGTCCTTGGCGACCGCATCAGCATGATGGGCGGCTCGGCCGTCCACCACTTCGTATCGATCGGCGACTACGCGTTCATCGCGGCCTACTCGCAAATCCACGCCGACGTCCCGCCGTACGTCAAAGTCGCCGGAAATGACGAGATTCGGGCGATCAACGTCATCGGCATCCGTCGCGGCGGGAAGGTCAGCGACGAGGACATCGCGGCCCTGGAGGTCGCCGCCAAGACGCTCTTCCTGCGTCGCAAGACGCCCATGAGCACGAAGATCCAAACCCTTCGCCAGACGCCCGGGCTCAACCCGAGGGTCGAAGAGGTCCTCGACTGCATCGACCGCCGCACCCGCGGCAGGCACGGCCGCTATCTCGAAGGCCTGCGTCGCGGCTAA
- a CDS encoding 3-deoxy-D-manno-octulosonic acid transferase, which produces MPSFYDVLYATGLVVASPVLLAKSKLRNKVRHAFAHRDGRVAPRQGDRPCVLIHGVSVGEVNAARPLVERLTPHAQVAVASTTETGYERATSLFGTDTAAGVFATRFPIDTSRAVGRFLDAIRPNVLASMELELWPNLVRVCRKRGVPVIVVNGRITTSSFRQYRRFGPLVRPMFRGATGVLAQDETYADRFRQLGMPVEKVRVAGSLKFDAAPTKTDVDGANTFAQELGLNPRRLGGTEPTLVAGSTGPAEEAIILDAFDRLRQDVPGLRLVIVPRHPPRFDEVADLIRRRHPLTRRTRETVEGGVVLVDTMGELRKAWRLADVAVIGRTLVDLGPRQHGSDLLEPAALGSPVVTGPFFANFDAPTRALLNAGGAVLAAEADQLVEHARHLLSDPDAAATQSQAARHTIDTHRGVADGTVRYLLNCLPDATEMPRQGLEP; this is translated from the coding sequence GTGCCTTCGTTCTACGACGTCCTCTACGCGACCGGGCTCGTTGTCGCGTCGCCGGTGCTGCTGGCGAAGTCGAAGCTGCGGAACAAGGTGCGCCACGCCTTCGCCCATCGCGACGGCCGCGTCGCCCCTCGTCAGGGCGATCGGCCTTGCGTGCTCATCCACGGCGTCAGCGTCGGCGAGGTCAACGCCGCGCGTCCTCTGGTCGAACGGCTTACACCACACGCCCAGGTCGCCGTCGCGTCGACGACCGAGACCGGCTATGAGAGGGCGACGTCGCTCTTCGGCACCGACACAGCCGCCGGCGTCTTCGCGACGCGGTTTCCGATCGACACGTCGAGAGCGGTAGGGCGGTTCCTCGACGCGATTCGGCCGAACGTGCTGGCGTCGATGGAGCTGGAACTCTGGCCGAACCTCGTCCGCGTTTGCCGAAAACGCGGCGTGCCGGTCATCGTCGTCAACGGCCGGATCACGACCAGCAGCTTTCGGCAGTATCGACGGTTTGGGCCGCTGGTCAGGCCGATGTTCCGCGGGGCGACGGGCGTCCTGGCCCAGGACGAGACCTACGCCGACCGCTTCCGCCAGCTCGGCATGCCGGTGGAAAAGGTCCGAGTTGCCGGTTCGCTCAAGTTCGACGCCGCACCGACTAAGACCGACGTCGACGGCGCCAACACCTTCGCGCAAGAGCTCGGCCTCAACCCGAGACGCCTCGGCGGCACGGAACCGACCCTCGTCGCCGGCAGCACCGGGCCGGCCGAGGAGGCCATCATCCTCGACGCCTTCGATCGACTCCGCCAGGACGTGCCCGGCCTCCGTCTCGTGATCGTCCCTCGTCACCCGCCGCGGTTCGACGAGGTGGCCGATCTGATCCGACGACGTCATCCGCTGACGCGTCGCACGCGCGAGACCGTCGAGGGCGGCGTCGTGCTGGTCGACACGATGGGCGAACTCCGCAAGGCCTGGCGACTCGCCGACGTCGCCGTCATCGGCCGCACGCTCGTCGACCTCGGCCCACGTCAGCACGGCAGCGACCTCCTCGAACCCGCCGCCCTGGGCTCGCCTGTCGTCACCGGCCCGTTTTTCGCCAACTTCGACGCCCCGACCCGGGCCCTCCTCAACGCCGGCGGGGCAGTCCTCGCGGCTGAGGCAGACCAACTCGTCGAACACGCCCGTCACCTGCTGAGCGACCCCGACGCAGCCGCCACACAATCACAAGCCGCCCGCCACACCATCGACACCCACCGCGGCGTCGCCGACGGGACGGTGCGTTACCTGCTCAACTGCCTGCCTGACGCGACGGAGATGCCCCGACAAGGACTCGAACCTTGA
- a CDS encoding TlpA disulfide reductase family protein: protein MKLAPHLILAAAVAPATAAFADNCSSCTACSTTSTAISAEAEKPSTRPALSADEMVVQLQTATSREEALDIAAKFVQAFPADERSAQLLYILAQEAGDQETKLAHYKTLVDMHGDTPFADMAKGSLAQLEKVGQPFDLTFTPLRGETPLSLQDDLKGKVVVIDFWATWCGPCVAEMPKMKELYAQYKDQGVEFIGISLDAPPDQGGKEKLMAYVEQNDIPWPQYYEREDGEAQFSEAWGVNAIPTYFIVDADGLLHSTEARGQLETLIPELIAQRDSKQASAQ from the coding sequence ATGAAGCTTGCCCCCCATTTGATCCTCGCAGCAGCCGTGGCACCGGCGACAGCTGCGTTTGCCGACAACTGCTCGAGCTGCACGGCCTGCAGCACGACCTCGACGGCCATCTCCGCCGAGGCCGAGAAGCCCTCGACCCGCCCCGCCCTCTCGGCCGACGAGATGGTCGTCCAGCTCCAAACGGCCACCAGCCGCGAAGAGGCCCTGGACATCGCCGCGAAGTTCGTCCAGGCGTTCCCCGCCGACGAGCGCTCGGCCCAGCTGCTCTACATCCTGGCCCAGGAAGCAGGCGATCAGGAGACCAAGCTCGCCCACTACAAGACGCTCGTCGACATGCACGGCGACACACCCTTTGCCGACATGGCCAAGGGCAGCCTCGCGCAGCTCGAAAAGGTTGGGCAGCCATTCGATCTGACGTTCACGCCGCTTCGTGGTGAGACGCCGCTGAGCCTGCAGGATGATCTCAAGGGCAAGGTCGTCGTCATCGACTTCTGGGCCACCTGGTGCGGCCCGTGCGTCGCGGAAATGCCCAAGATGAAGGAGCTCTACGCCCAGTACAAGGACCAGGGCGTCGAGTTCATCGGCATCAGCCTCGATGCCCCGCCGGATCAAGGCGGCAAGGAAAAGCTCATGGCCTACGTCGAGCAAAACGACATTCCCTGGCCGCAGTACTACGAGCGTGAGGACGGCGAAGCCCAGTTCTCTGAGGCCTGGGGCGTCAACGCGATCCCGACGTACTTCATTGTCGACGCCGACGGTCTGCTCCACAGCACCGAAGCCCGCGGCCAGCTCGAAACCCTGATCCCCGAGCTCATTGCCCAACGCGACAGCAAGCAGGCGTCGGCCCAGTAG
- a CDS encoding peptidylprolyl isomerase: protein MPKTYKSAPDMQLDPAKSYTAKVETSRGTIKIDLLDKDAPVTVNNFVFLAKDGFYDGLKFHRVISDFMIQGGCPMGKGFGDAGYKWADEQAALAIKHSTPGTLSMANAGPDTNGSQFFITHTPTPHLDGKHAVFGRVVEGQDVVDAVQQDDEIKSVTILED from the coding sequence ATGCCCAAGACCTACAAAAGCGCTCCCGACATGCAGCTCGACCCGGCCAAGAGTTACACGGCCAAGGTCGAGACCAGTCGGGGGACCATCAAGATCGACCTGCTCGACAAGGACGCGCCCGTCACCGTCAACAACTTCGTTTTTCTGGCGAAGGACGGCTTTTACGACGGGCTCAAGTTCCACCGTGTCATCAGCGACTTCATGATCCAGGGCGGCTGCCCGATGGGCAAAGGCTTCGGCGATGCCGGGTACAAGTGGGCCGACGAGCAGGCGGCCTTGGCGATCAAGCACTCCACGCCCGGCACGCTCTCCATGGCCAACGCTGGCCCGGACACCAACGGCAGCCAGTTCTTCATCACCCACACGCCCACGCCGCACCTCGACGGCAAGCACGCGGTCTTCGGCCGGGTCGTTGAAGGGCAGGACGTGGTCGATGCCGTCCAGCAGGACGACGAGATCAAGAGCGTCACGATCCTCGAAGACTGA
- a CDS encoding ParA family protein, producing the protein MIHAVVNQKGGAGKTTLAVHLAVHLVDQGRRVGFIDNDPQQSAARWLKRAEPSIDCRSVLDARGLVTTLEELADEYDDVVCDAAPRLNEQTHVLMYFADKILIPTRPTTLDLQATIETKQSIDKVAQAREADGRGPIDVHLVLNFVRTVGNLHKTVREALRAMDYPLARTALGMRDAVAKAVTLSTTTQRLAEDAPTDRGAGAAAADFDKLFQELFDHEPDYAHADRHLLAAA; encoded by the coding sequence ATGATCCACGCCGTCGTCAATCAGAAGGGCGGGGCCGGCAAGACGACGCTGGCCGTGCACCTGGCCGTGCACCTCGTCGATCAAGGCCGACGCGTCGGCTTCATCGACAACGACCCGCAGCAATCCGCTGCCCGCTGGCTCAAGCGGGCCGAACCGTCGATCGACTGCCGCAGCGTGCTCGACGCACGCGGGCTCGTCACCACGCTCGAAGAACTCGCCGACGAGTACGACGACGTCGTGTGCGACGCGGCCCCTCGGCTCAACGAGCAGACGCACGTCCTGATGTATTTCGCCGACAAGATCCTGATTCCCACGCGTCCGACGACGCTCGACCTTCAGGCGACCATCGAGACGAAGCAGTCGATCGACAAAGTCGCCCAGGCCCGCGAGGCCGACGGCCGCGGGCCGATCGACGTCCACCTCGTGCTGAACTTCGTGCGGACGGTGGGCAACCTGCACAAGACCGTCCGCGAGGCACTGCGGGCGATGGACTACCCCTTGGCCAGGACGGCCTTGGGCATGCGAGACGCGGTCGCCAAGGCGGTGACGCTCTCGACGACGACGCAGCGGCTGGCCGAGGACGCCCCGACGGATCGGGGCGCCGGCGCCGCAGCGGCCGACTTCGACAAGCTTTTCCAAGAACTCTTCGACCATGAACCCGACTACGCCCATGCCGACCGACACCTCCTCGCCGCGGCCTGA
- the hisF gene encoding imidazole glycerol phosphate synthase subunit HisF — protein sequence MLLKRIIPCLDCDAGRVVKGVNFKGIRDVGDPVAIAQKYEADGADELVFYDITASHEGRGIMAEVVRDVCDTVFMPVTVGGGIRTVDDATRLIQAGAEKVSLNSAAVARPELIREVSDRFGTCATVLGLDANRVQTPTGEEWHVFVAGGRKDTGKDVVTWAREAQELGAGEIVLNCMTADGTKAGYDLEMTKGVCEAVTVPVVASGGAGGPEDMVRVLLEAHADAALAASIFHFGTHPIPSVKRHLADAGVAVRL from the coding sequence GTGCTGCTCAAACGCATCATCCCTTGCCTCGACTGTGATGCCGGTCGGGTGGTCAAAGGCGTGAATTTCAAGGGGATTCGTGACGTCGGGGATCCGGTCGCGATAGCGCAGAAGTACGAGGCCGACGGGGCTGACGAACTCGTTTTCTACGACATCACCGCCAGCCACGAGGGTCGCGGCATCATGGCCGAGGTCGTGCGGGACGTGTGCGACACCGTTTTCATGCCCGTGACGGTCGGCGGCGGGATTCGGACGGTGGACGATGCGACGCGGCTGATCCAGGCAGGGGCGGAGAAGGTGAGCCTCAATTCCGCTGCCGTCGCCAGGCCGGAGTTGATCCGCGAGGTGAGCGACCGCTTCGGCACGTGCGCCACCGTTCTCGGCCTCGACGCCAACCGCGTCCAAACGCCTACCGGCGAAGAATGGCACGTCTTCGTCGCCGGCGGCCGAAAGGACACCGGTAAGGACGTCGTCACCTGGGCTCGCGAGGCTCAAGAGCTCGGTGCGGGCGAGATCGTCCTCAACTGCATGACCGCCGACGGCACCAAGGCGGGCTACGACCTGGAAATGACCAAAGGCGTCTGCGAAGCGGTGACAGTCCCCGTCGTCGCCAGCGGCGGGGCAGGGGGCCCGGAGGACATGGTCCGCGTGCTCCTAGAGGCCCATGCCGACGCGGCCCTGGCGGCGAGCATTTTCCACTTTGGCACCCACCCGATCCCGTCCGTCAAACGCCACCTCGCCGACGCGGGCGTTGCGGTGCGGCTTTGA
- a CDS encoding serine/threonine-protein kinase, giving the protein MSAEPNDTETPEPAAASAAPAPPGAAPPPSNGTNGGRSTPGSDTASLRSSETFGVHKTDSEIGKAVVELGLITPDELEEARTELKNANAESDPSQRSLTDILVARQLLTQGQAQRIRKRADQRRAGQVPGYQLMGQLGKGAMATVYRARQLSLDRIVALKVLPERSSRDPDFVDRFYKEGQAAARLSHNNIVQAIDVGETPDGRHYFVMEYLEGKTLYDIMQPPPVGEGRNFSENEALDIGIQMADALAHAHKRGLIHRDVKPKNIILTPDGKAKLTDLGLARDVSDKAAAEGEAGKAFGTPYYISPEQIRGEVDVDHRADLYGLGATLYHLLVGRPPYEGDSPTAVMHKHLRDELVPPDHLNVALGAGISEVIEYSMAKRREERYQNADQMVEDLRLVAGGEPPRYARQAVDFGSLADMEQSARQSTIDVVPPSGGLWDRPEFIVAVAVGSASVLVNIILLLFVIG; this is encoded by the coding sequence ATGTCCGCAGAGCCGAATGACACGGAGACTCCAGAGCCTGCCGCGGCATCGGCAGCACCTGCTCCTCCAGGAGCCGCCCCACCGCCGTCCAACGGCACCAACGGCGGCCGGTCGACGCCCGGGAGCGACACCGCCTCACTGCGCTCTTCCGAGACCTTCGGCGTCCACAAGACCGACTCCGAAATCGGCAAGGCCGTCGTCGAGCTGGGCCTGATCACGCCCGACGAGCTGGAAGAAGCCCGGACGGAGCTGAAAAACGCCAACGCCGAGAGCGACCCGAGCCAGCGATCTCTGACGGACATTCTCGTCGCCCGGCAACTCCTGACCCAGGGCCAGGCGCAGCGGATTCGCAAGCGGGCGGACCAGCGACGCGCCGGCCAGGTGCCTGGCTACCAGCTCATGGGCCAGCTCGGCAAAGGGGCCATGGCGACGGTTTATCGGGCCCGACAGTTGTCGCTCGACCGCATCGTCGCCCTGAAGGTGTTGCCGGAGCGGTCGAGTCGCGATCCGGACTTCGTCGACCGCTTCTACAAGGAAGGCCAAGCCGCCGCCCGGCTGTCGCACAACAACATCGTCCAGGCGATCGACGTCGGCGAGACGCCCGACGGCCGGCACTATTTCGTGATGGAGTACCTCGAGGGCAAGACCCTCTACGACATCATGCAGCCGCCACCCGTGGGCGAAGGTCGCAATTTCAGCGAGAACGAGGCCCTGGACATCGGCATCCAGATGGCCGACGCGCTCGCCCACGCCCACAAACGCGGGCTCATCCATCGCGACGTCAAGCCCAAGAACATCATCCTCACGCCCGACGGCAAGGCAAAGCTGACCGACCTGGGTCTGGCGCGTGACGTCAGCGACAAAGCCGCCGCCGAGGGCGAAGCCGGCAAGGCCTTCGGGACGCCCTACTACATCTCGCCCGAGCAGATCCGTGGCGAGGTCGACGTCGACCACCGGGCCGACCTCTACGGGCTGGGCGCGACGCTCTACCACCTGCTCGTCGGCCGGCCTCCGTACGAGGGCGATTCGCCCACGGCCGTAATGCACAAGCACTTGCGCGACGAGCTCGTCCCGCCGGACCATCTCAACGTCGCCTTGGGTGCCGGCATCAGCGAGGTAATCGAGTACTCGATGGCCAAGCGCCGCGAGGAGCGGTATCAGAATGCGGACCAGATGGTCGAAGACCTGCGTCTGGTCGCCGGCGGCGAACCGCCCCGCTACGCCCGCCAGGCCGTCGATTTCGGGAGTCTGGCGGACATGGAGCAGTCGGCTAGGCAGAGCACGATCGACGTCGTCCCCCCGTCCGGCGGCCTCTGGGACCGCCCCGAATTCATCGTCGCCGTCGCCGTCGGCTCAGCCAGCGTCCTGGTCAACATCATTCTGCTGCTGTTCGTGATCGGGTGA